In Rhodospirillales bacterium, a single window of DNA contains:
- a CDS encoding agmatinase — MSDDDNDQGIPEARKLAWGAVYKPRYAGVATFMRQDLREDPEHWDGIEVGLIGVPFDGGVTNRPGARHGPRKLRDMSSLMGRINHHTRVRPYDWAVSADLGDVLIEGVYDLDRAIDDIEQFYAKVAAAGIMPLTGGGDHAITLPIMRALSRHMGEPLGMVHFDAHCDTGPELFGHKHHHGGPFRCAVEDGVLDPGRTIQIGIRGPAEVLWDFSYESGMTVIHIEELYEMGIEATIAKAREIVGDGPTYVSFDVDGMDPVYAPGTGTPEVGGFTTFEAQQMVRGLMGINIVGGDLVEVSPPFDTADVTALNGIQMMWEILCLMADRIGREKGRIEG; from the coding sequence ATGAGCGACGACGATAACGACCAGGGAATTCCGGAAGCCCGCAAGCTGGCATGGGGCGCCGTCTACAAGCCGCGCTATGCCGGTGTGGCGACGTTCATGCGCCAGGATCTGCGCGAAGACCCGGAGCACTGGGACGGCATCGAAGTCGGTCTGATCGGGGTGCCGTTCGACGGCGGTGTCACGAATCGGCCGGGCGCACGCCACGGTCCCCGCAAGCTGCGTGACATGTCGTCGCTGATGGGGCGCATCAACCATCACACCAGGGTCAGGCCATACGACTGGGCGGTCTCGGCCGATCTCGGCGACGTGCTGATCGAGGGCGTCTACGATCTCGACCGCGCGATCGACGACATCGAGCAGTTCTACGCCAAGGTCGCGGCCGCCGGCATCATGCCGCTCACCGGCGGCGGCGATCATGCGATCACGCTGCCGATCATGCGGGCGCTCTCCAGGCATATGGGCGAGCCCCTCGGCATGGTGCATTTCGACGCGCACTGCGACACGGGGCCCGAGCTCTTCGGTCACAAGCACCATCATGGCGGGCCGTTCCGCTGCGCGGTCGAGGACGGCGTGCTCGATCCCGGGCGCACGATCCAGATCGGCATCCGTGGTCCGGCTGAGGTGCTGTGGGACTTCTCTTACGAATCCGGCATGACCGTGATCCACATCGAAGAGCTCTACGAGATGGGTATCGAGGCCACGATCGCGAAAGCCCGCGAGATCGTTGGCGACGGCCCGACCTATGTCAGCTTCGATGTCGACGGTATGGACCCGGTCTACGCGCCCGGCACCGGCACGCCCGAGGTCGGCGGCTTTACCACCTTCGAAGCCCAGCAGATGGTGCGCGGCCTGATGGGCATCAACATCGTCGGCGGCGACCTCGTCGAAGTCTCCCCGCCCTTCGATACCGCCGATGTCACCGCGCTCAATGGCATTCAGATGATGTGGGAAATCCTCTGTCTGATGGCCGACAGGATCGGCCGTGAGAAGGGACGGATCGAGGGCTAG
- a CDS encoding DUF427 domain-containing protein, with the protein MATAEARDNHAPGYADHPGYRVDIVPSAKRVRATFAGRTVFDTTRASVVCETRHIALYYIPREDADMSLLTRTDHSTCCPFKGSASYYTLSADGRSEENAVWSYETPYDEVADLGGALGFCWNKLDHWYEEDEEVFIHARDPFVRIDILESGRPVAVIVGGKTVASTTRARFLFETGHVPRYYIPREDVTAGTLLPSDLHTGCPYKGTASYHHVRAGGVTVGNAVWFYPEPLDEVRRIANYLCFYPEKVDAILVDGKAIA; encoded by the coding sequence ATGGCCACCGCCGAAGCGCGGGACAATCACGCACCGGGCTATGCCGACCATCCGGGCTACAGGGTCGATATCGTGCCGAGCGCCAAGCGCGTGCGGGCCACCTTCGCGGGCCGCACCGTGTTCGACACGACGCGTGCGTCGGTCGTGTGCGAGACTCGCCACATCGCGCTCTACTACATCCCGCGCGAGGATGCCGACATGAGCCTCCTGACGCGCACCGACCACAGCACCTGCTGCCCGTTCAAGGGGTCTGCGAGCTACTACACGCTCAGCGCCGATGGCCGGTCCGAGGAGAATGCCGTCTGGAGTTACGAGACGCCCTATGACGAGGTCGCCGATCTTGGCGGGGCCCTGGGTTTCTGCTGGAACAAGCTGGATCACTGGTACGAGGAGGACGAGGAGGTCTTCATCCACGCCCGCGACCCCTTTGTCCGGATCGACATCCTCGAAAGCGGACGGCCGGTCGCGGTGATCGTCGGTGGAAAGACCGTCGCCAGCACGACCCGCGCGCGGTTCCTGTTCGAGACCGGCCACGTGCCGCGCTACTACATTCCGCGCGAGGACGTGACGGCCGGCACCCTGTTGCCGTCCGACCTCCACACCGGCTGCCCCTACAAGGGCACGGCGAGCTATCACCACGTCCGCGCCGGCGGGGTGACGGTCGGGAACGCGGTGTGGTTCTATCCCGAACCGCTCGATGAGGTCCGGCGCATCGCCAACTACCTTTGCTTCTACCCCGAGAAGGTCGACGCGATCCTGGTCGACGGAAAGGCCATTGCGTGA
- a CDS encoding fatty acid desaturase, whose protein sequence is MPSPAITAVMEGFAAGKDICSFTEVRQMSERSDVAGLVQVGTQVGAIVALGVVVWAVGDRWWLMIPAQMAMGVLITFLFCGVHETTHWTPFRTKGLNDAVGTVLGFIVFLPFRWFRHFHFEHHRETHIEGGDPELGEAKPTGKLEFLFYLTGLKSFWLPALRTLLRHAMGRIDDGFIPDGTERRLCIRQARLHLLGYGLITLAAIVFRSWAPLTYWIVPMVLSAWTLRLYLLAEHTLLPHVPDMLENTRTMKTNALVRWFAWQMPYHVEHHVFPAIPFHRLHEACDRIAPRHRHLIPGYWHFFKEYWASCQWASGR, encoded by the coding sequence GTGCCCTCCCCTGCCATCACTGCCGTCATGGAAGGGTTCGCCGCCGGTAAGGATATCTGTTCGTTCACCGAGGTTCGGCAGATGTCGGAGCGGTCGGATGTTGCGGGGCTCGTGCAGGTCGGCACGCAGGTCGGTGCCATCGTGGCGCTGGGTGTCGTGGTCTGGGCGGTTGGCGATCGCTGGTGGCTGATGATCCCTGCGCAGATGGCGATGGGCGTGCTCATCACCTTCCTGTTCTGCGGTGTCCACGAGACGACGCACTGGACGCCATTCAGGACGAAAGGACTGAACGATGCCGTGGGCACGGTGCTGGGCTTCATCGTCTTCCTGCCGTTCCGCTGGTTCCGCCATTTTCACTTCGAGCATCACCGCGAGACCCACATTGAAGGCGGGGACCCGGAGCTGGGCGAGGCCAAGCCGACCGGCAAGCTCGAATTCCTGTTCTATCTGACCGGCCTCAAGTCGTTCTGGCTCCCGGCGCTGCGCACGCTTCTTCGCCATGCCATGGGCCGGATCGATGACGGCTTCATTCCCGACGGGACCGAGCGGCGGCTCTGCATCCGGCAGGCCAGGCTCCATCTGCTGGGCTACGGACTGATCACGCTCGCCGCGATCGTCTTCCGGAGCTGGGCACCGCTGACCTACTGGATCGTGCCCATGGTGCTCTCGGCCTGGACGCTGCGGCTCTACCTGCTGGCCGAACACACGTTGCTGCCGCATGTGCCCGACATGCTGGAAAACACGCGCACCATGAAGACCAACGCACTGGTGCGCTGGTTCGCCTGGCAGATGCCCTATCACGTCGAGCACCATGTCTTCCCGGCGATCCCCTTCCACCGGCTCCACGAGGCCTGCGACAGGATCGCCCCGCGCCACCGGCACCTGATCCCCGGCTACTGGCACTTCTTCAAGGAGTACTGGGCCAGCTGCCAGTGGGCGAGCGGCCGGTAA
- a CDS encoding M81 family metallopeptidase — MAFRVLTGQFMHETNTFATVKTDIAEFERMICCRGEDEVVSHLKDTNTETAGYIDAAGEHGWELIHTVAAAANPLGHVTDEAYEHFTGLILDGLREHGPVDGIALAMHGAMVSESHEDAETELVRRIRAIAGPDVPICTTFDLHANVGPDFAAMVEIVCSYLTYPHIDMRERAKKAGDLLQRAMAGAIRPRLAYARAPMVQGADGGRTDVEPMIGLQAKAAAHMAADPRVLDISINAGFNQSDIHDVGPTVIVTADGEDPAFQAIADELIVEIWETRDVVNNRYYSVGEAAEIARSFNHGNKPLVIADYADNPGAGAYGDATNLLKAMLDAGVDDACFGALHDPAAAADLTTAGLGVRMTLHLGGRTDPAFGGPPLLLTGDVVALSDGVMTFDGPMMAGVTTSFGPTAVFRVDGIDILVVSNLMQIIDLQQFLAHGIDPRMKKTVALKSMQHFRATYEPLAEKVIVCDSGALATPDFTRFDFRNVRRPLYPFDPEATFPAS, encoded by the coding sequence ATGGCCTTCCGGGTGCTGACCGGGCAGTTCATGCACGAGACCAACACATTCGCGACGGTGAAGACCGATATCGCCGAATTCGAGCGCATGATCTGCTGCCGGGGCGAGGACGAGGTCGTCAGTCATCTTAAAGACACCAACACGGAGACCGCCGGCTATATCGACGCCGCCGGGGAACACGGCTGGGAGCTGATCCATACGGTGGCGGCGGCGGCCAATCCGCTGGGCCATGTCACCGACGAAGCCTACGAACACTTCACCGGCCTGATCCTCGACGGCTTGCGCGAGCACGGTCCGGTCGACGGCATTGCGCTCGCAATGCACGGTGCAATGGTGAGTGAAAGCCACGAGGATGCGGAGACCGAGCTGGTCCGGCGCATCCGCGCCATCGCCGGGCCCGACGTGCCGATCTGCACGACCTTCGATCTCCACGCCAATGTCGGGCCGGATTTCGCCGCGATGGTAGAGATCGTCTGCAGCTATCTCACCTATCCCCACATCGACATGCGCGAGCGCGCGAAGAAGGCAGGCGACCTGCTGCAGCGCGCCATGGCGGGCGCGATCCGCCCGCGACTGGCTTACGCCCGCGCACCCATGGTGCAGGGTGCGGATGGCGGAAGGACCGATGTCGAACCGATGATCGGCCTGCAGGCCAAAGCCGCGGCCCACATGGCGGCCGATCCGCGCGTGCTCGACATCTCGATCAACGCCGGCTTCAACCAGTCCGACATCCACGACGTCGGCCCCACCGTGATCGTCACCGCCGACGGCGAGGACCCGGCCTTCCAGGCCATCGCAGACGAGCTGATCGTCGAGATCTGGGAGACCCGCGACGTCGTCAACAACCGCTACTACAGCGTCGGCGAGGCGGCCGAGATCGCGCGCAGCTTCAACCACGGCAACAAGCCGCTGGTGATCGCCGACTATGCCGACAACCCCGGCGCGGGTGCCTATGGCGACGCGACGAATCTCCTGAAGGCAATGCTGGATGCGGGTGTCGACGATGCCTGTTTCGGCGCGCTCCACGACCCTGCCGCCGCCGCCGACCTCACCACCGCCGGGCTCGGCGTTCGCATGACGCTTCACCTCGGCGGCAGGACCGATCCCGCCTTCGGCGGCCCGCCGCTCCTGCTGACCGGCGATGTCGTCGCACTCTCGGACGGCGTCATGACCTTCGACGGGCCGATGATGGCGGGCGTGACCACAAGCTTCGGCCCCACGGCCGTCTTCCGGGTCGACGGCATCGACATTCTGGTCGTCTCGAACCTGATGCAGATCATCGACCTGCAGCAGTTCCTGGCCCACGGTATCGATCCCCGGATGAAGAAGACCGTGGCGCTGAAATCCATGCAGCACTTCCGCGCCACCTACGAGCCGCTGGCCGAAAAGGTCATCGTCTGCGATTCCGGCGCGCTCGCCACCCCCGATTTCACGCGTTTCGATTTCAGGAACGTCCGCAGGCCCTTGTATCCGTTCGATCCGGAGGCAACGTTCCCCGCGTCATGA
- a CDS encoding gamma-glutamylcyclotransferase, translating to MTERFNLSREALASGELSPHLKAAEGAGLIELLSDEDREANRRAMLEQHPPGTDAYVFGFGSLMWNPACDVAEVIPALVRGWHRRFNLWTHLGRGNAGFPGLTLGLEPGGACRGMALRIEADKVESETFLIWRREMIAGAYIPIWVRADLGDRTVPAMSFAINPGYERYGHRVPFEVQAHHIGCAEGPLGPCIEYLENTVKLLIEMGQTRGPMHDLLTAARAERERCTRAAR from the coding sequence ATGACCGAGCGGTTCAACCTGTCCCGCGAGGCGCTCGCCTCGGGCGAACTGTCGCCCCATCTGAAGGCCGCCGAGGGTGCCGGCCTGATCGAACTGCTGTCCGACGAGGACCGCGAGGCCAACCGGCGCGCCATGCTGGAACAGCATCCGCCGGGCACCGACGCCTATGTCTTCGGCTTCGGCTCTCTGATGTGGAACCCGGCCTGTGACGTCGCCGAGGTCATCCCCGCCCTGGTGCGGGGCTGGCATCGTCGCTTCAATCTCTGGACCCACCTGGGGCGCGGCAATGCCGGGTTCCCGGGGCTGACGCTGGGGCTGGAGCCCGGTGGAGCCTGCCGCGGCATGGCGCTCCGGATCGAGGCCGACAAGGTCGAGTCGGAGACCTTCCTGATCTGGCGTCGCGAGATGATCGCCGGCGCCTACATTCCGATCTGGGTCCGGGCCGATCTCGGTGACCGCACCGTCCCCGCCATGAGCTTCGCCATCAATCCCGGCTACGAGCGCTATGGCCACCGGGTGCCGTTCGAGGTCCAGGCCCATCACATCGGCTGTGCCGAGGGCCCGCTGGGCCCCTGCATCGAGTATCTCGAGAACACGGTGAAACTGCTGATCGAGATGGGTCAGACGCGCGGGCCGATGCACGACCTCCTGACGGCCGCCCGCGCCGAACGCGAACGCTGCACCAGAGCCGCGCGGTGA